A part of Aegilops tauschii subsp. strangulata cultivar AL8/78 chromosome 2, Aet v6.0, whole genome shotgun sequence genomic DNA contains:
- the LOC109736037 gene encoding noroxomaritidine synthase 2-like yields MARAHRTIDQFFADTIMKCRSDHRLHNEGVNESPDMLSSFICNDDASDEFLRDTVGNVLLAGRDTTGTTLSWFFYLICKNPHVEQKILDELAPIAATKKLEDMVAFDVSELSSLVYLHAALCECLRLYPPLAFQHKAAIAGDVLPRGHEWKTGDKILVYCYSMGRMEGVWGKDCMEFRPERWVTDDGKLMHEPSYKFLAFNAGPRTCLGKEVAFTQMKAVAAAVLWNFAVEAVPGHVVEPKLSVMLHMKNGLAVTVKRRKVAAIFTLVPVQSRTGTNVSIGPGSCGQGPAGPRGGIGPGSSGPFGPGWWDKPGPMGLAPGPPSLVPVGGLNRDQRLTL; encoded by the exons ATGGCCAGGGCTCATAGGACCATCGACCAGTTCTTCGCGGACACGATCATGAAATGCAGGTCCGATCACAGGCTCCACAACGAGGGCGTCAACGAATCCCCTGACATGTTGTCGTCCTTCATCTGCAACGATGATGCGAGCGATGAGTTCTTGCGTGACACCGTAGGGAACGTCCTGCTCGCCGGACGAGACACCACCGGCACGACACTGTCATGGTTCTTCTACCTCATATGCAAGAACCCCCACGTTGAGCAGAAAATCCTGGACGAGCTAGCGCCGATCGCTGCCACGAAGAAGCTGGAAGACATGGTGGCGTTCGACGTCAGTGAGCTGAGCAGCTTGGTGTACCTGCACGCGGCGCTGTGCGAGTGCCTGAGGCTTTACCCGCCCCTGGCCTTCCAGCACAAGGCGGCAATTGCTGGCGACGTGCTCCCGAGAGGTCACGAGTGGAAGACTGGTGACAAGATACTCGTCTACTGCTACTCCATGGGGCGGATGGAGGGTGTGTGGGGCAAGGACTGCATGGAGTTCAGGCCGGAGAGGTGGGTCACCGACGACGGGAAGCTGATGCACGAGCCGTCCTACAAGTTCTTGGCCTTCAACGCCGGTCCCAGGACCTGCCTCGGCAAGGAGGTGGCCTTCACGCAGATGAAGGCTGTCGCAGCAGCCGTGCTGTGGAATTTCGCCGTTGAGGCCGTGCCGGGGCACGTCGTGGAGCCCAAGTTGTCCGTTATGCTTCACATGAAGAACGGGCTCGCTGTCACGGTCAAGAGGAGGAAGGTCGC ggcaatattcacattagtcccggttcagtcacgaaccgggactaatgtgagcattggtcccggttcgtgcggccaggggcctgccgggcctcgtgggggcattggtcccggttcgtccggcccctttggtcccggttggtgggacaaaccgggaccaatgggccttgctcctggcccaccatcattggtcccggttggtggcttgaaccgggaccagaggctcaccctttag